Proteins co-encoded in one Arthrobacter globiformis genomic window:
- a CDS encoding endonuclease/exonuclease/phosphatase family protein → MAFYKKRHLLEALVPDVAIIQEVSKKDIESGGYPFAAWVGANPSKGLGVIGLRHASNKVMEPSDPALPWHIPFSVDGLNIIGLWAHQLTGELRYVRITHEIVDRHAGFLGSGRALIAGDFNSNTIWDREHPGRNHSMLVDKLAGLGLESVFHRQESADHGSEMTKTYFHTRNLKFGHHIDYAFLSSAMDAKVAVGEPDRWLPHSDHMPLIIDVT, encoded by the coding sequence ATGGCTTTCTATAAGAAGCGCCACCTGCTCGAAGCCCTGGTGCCGGACGTCGCAATAATCCAGGAAGTCTCCAAAAAGGACATCGAAAGCGGGGGCTACCCCTTCGCAGCCTGGGTCGGCGCCAACCCAAGCAAGGGCCTGGGCGTCATAGGACTGCGCCACGCCAGCAATAAAGTCATGGAACCAAGCGACCCCGCTCTGCCGTGGCATATTCCCTTCAGCGTAGACGGCCTGAACATCATTGGCCTGTGGGCACACCAGTTGACAGGCGAACTTCGCTACGTCCGCATCACGCACGAAATCGTGGACCGGCATGCCGGTTTTCTGGGTTCAGGACGGGCCCTGATCGCCGGCGACTTCAACAGCAACACCATTTGGGACCGCGAACACCCAGGCAGGAACCATTCAATGCTCGTCGACAAGCTGGCCGGCCTCGGACTTGAGAGCGTCTTCCACCGCCAGGAGAGCGCCGACCACGGCAGCGAGATGACCAAGACGTACTTCCATACCCGCAACCTGAAATTCGGCCACCATATCGACTACGCGTTCCTCTCTTCGGCCATGGACGCGAAGGTGGCAGTAGGTGAACCTGATCGATGGCTCCCGCATAGCGACCACATGCCGCTAATCATTGACGTCACCTAA
- a CDS encoding acyltransferase family protein, translating to MSRARLDSLTGLRFIAAMLVVLYHAAVTLVPEVYPLVSMGQTGVTFFFMLSGFVLAWSMKPDTPKRQFYWRRFARIWPLHALSASAAVVLALATQGDQSLPRLLASLLLVQAWLGDQHWVYAYNGVSWSLSCEAFFYSVFPFLAVRLSRLEPGKLFRVSAAVFAAAVSLVSVLLAFAPGFDWGALFYTFPAFRIAEFIVGVCLAIAMRKGWKPRFGVGVGAAAAIGSFLILEVVDGIAPWHTAGPLAGALCIPGFALLISAYADRDRCGGRPTFASAPAMVKLGEWSFALYLVHELVLRTALELGPETLAERVTAAVVGIAISIPLAGAAYTFFERPVEARLRNRGSGGGPVADTREPESTPTSTEPQVERTPTGASARG from the coding sequence ATTTCACGCGCCCGGCTGGATTCACTGACAGGACTTCGGTTCATAGCCGCCATGCTCGTGGTCCTGTACCACGCGGCAGTGACGCTGGTGCCTGAAGTGTACCCCCTCGTGTCCATGGGGCAGACTGGCGTGACGTTCTTCTTTATGCTTTCCGGGTTCGTGCTGGCCTGGTCCATGAAGCCAGACACGCCGAAGCGGCAGTTCTACTGGCGCCGGTTTGCCCGGATCTGGCCGCTGCACGCACTCTCGGCGAGTGCCGCCGTCGTCCTTGCCCTGGCCACCCAGGGAGACCAGTCCCTTCCCAGGCTCCTGGCCTCGCTGCTCCTCGTGCAGGCCTGGCTCGGCGACCAGCACTGGGTCTACGCCTACAACGGCGTGTCCTGGTCGCTCTCCTGCGAAGCGTTCTTCTATTCCGTGTTCCCGTTCCTGGCGGTACGGCTGTCACGCCTCGAACCGGGAAAGCTCTTCCGCGTCAGCGCCGCGGTCTTCGCCGCCGCCGTCTCCCTCGTTTCCGTCCTGCTCGCCTTCGCCCCCGGCTTCGACTGGGGAGCTCTGTTCTACACGTTCCCCGCGTTCCGGATCGCAGAGTTCATTGTGGGTGTGTGCCTCGCGATCGCCATGAGGAAAGGCTGGAAGCCCAGGTTCGGTGTGGGCGTCGGCGCGGCTGCGGCCATCGGTTCCTTCCTCATTCTCGAAGTCGTAGACGGCATCGCGCCATGGCATACCGCCGGGCCGCTGGCGGGAGCGCTCTGCATTCCTGGCTTCGCCCTGCTGATATCGGCCTATGCCGACCGTGACCGCTGCGGAGGCCGCCCCACCTTCGCCAGTGCGCCTGCCATGGTGAAACTGGGCGAATGGTCCTTCGCCCTGTACCTGGTCCACGAGCTCGTGCTGCGGACGGCACTGGAACTCGGCCCGGAGACTCTTGCCGAACGCGTCACTGCCGCCGTCGTCGGAATTGCCATATCGATTCCGCTCGCCGGCGCCGCCTACACCTTCTTCGAGCGTCCCGTTGAGGCCCGGCTAAGGAACCGGGGATCGGGTGGTGGCCCCGTGGCGGACACGCGCGAGCCCGAATCGACGCCCACCTCCACCGAGCCGCAGGTGGAACGAACGCCTACTGGGGCATCTGCACGAGGGTGA
- a CDS encoding FG-GAP repeat domain-containing protein, giving the protein MGSIQKLGTLSVNASSDAREQHVILATFPLPSYRGFNGSQLMPAHDPDFPYPQHTLQGATARATYYAEGWVDFFVWPLAQSTGSTALEAYGTQVNGAISRTYVVTKPSRGDFNSDGRSDLLAKDSAGVLWLYPGTNKSTLPTRTRLGAGWNSMTMIVSPGDFNGDGRADVLARDSAGVLWLYPGNGKSGWGMRVRLGAGWNIMTALVGAGDSNADGKVDLLARDSAGVLWLYPGNGKGAWLARIRIGAGWHTMASIVGGDSMGADHIADVIARDSTGTLWFYRGNGQGGFLPRSKLYTGWKGVTAIASPGDLSGDGESDLLVRDASGVLWLYRNPGLPAARIGAGWAGMKAIV; this is encoded by the coding sequence TTGGGTTCCATCCAGAAACTCGGCACATTGTCTGTGAATGCTTCCTCAGACGCTCGTGAGCAGCACGTCATTTTGGCAACGTTTCCGTTGCCGAGTTACAGGGGGTTCAACGGCTCTCAGCTGATGCCAGCGCACGATCCTGACTTTCCTTATCCGCAGCACACCCTCCAGGGCGCGACTGCTCGCGCGACCTATTATGCGGAGGGGTGGGTCGATTTCTTCGTCTGGCCCCTCGCCCAGTCAACCGGGTCCACGGCCCTTGAGGCATACGGAACCCAGGTGAATGGCGCAATTTCACGAACCTATGTCGTCACCAAGCCGTCCAGAGGTGACTTCAACAGTGATGGTAGGTCCGACCTCCTGGCAAAGGATTCCGCCGGAGTCCTCTGGCTCTATCCAGGAACCAACAAGTCCACGCTGCCAACGAGAACGCGTTTGGGGGCGGGGTGGAACTCGATGACAATGATCGTGAGTCCCGGGGACTTCAACGGAGACGGTAGGGCGGACGTTCTGGCGAGAGACAGCGCGGGTGTTCTTTGGCTGTACCCCGGGAACGGCAAATCCGGGTGGGGCATGAGAGTGAGATTAGGCGCCGGCTGGAATATCATGACCGCCCTCGTCGGCGCTGGCGACTCCAACGCTGATGGCAAGGTCGATCTGCTGGCGCGCGATAGTGCCGGAGTCCTCTGGCTCTATCCAGGCAACGGCAAGGGCGCATGGCTTGCGCGGATCAGGATCGGCGCCGGCTGGCACACGATGGCTTCGATCGTTGGTGGAGACTCCATGGGAGCCGACCACATTGCTGACGTGATCGCGAGGGACTCAACTGGAACCCTGTGGTTCTATCGCGGCAACGGACAAGGTGGGTTCCTTCCCCGAAGCAAGCTGTACACCGGGTGGAAGGGTGTGACTGCAATAGCGAGCCCCGGTGACTTGAGCGGCGACGGAGAGTCCGATCTCTTGGTCCGCGATGCCAGCGGAGTCCTGTGGCTGTACCGCAATCCTGGCTTACCAGCTGCCCGCATCGGGGCCGGCTGGGCTGGCATGAAGGCCATCGTCTGA